A genomic region of Anopheles aquasalis chromosome Y, idAnoAquaMG_Q_19, whole genome shotgun sequence contains the following coding sequences:
- the LOC126579950 gene encoding 28S ribosomal protein S18c, mitochondrial: MARLLTRASGAVMGYINRAAHRPAIVGTLRMDGDRRLHSTQHSDSDAPVVLETNPFAKEQIQCILCKHNISPDYKNVQLLSQFQSPYTGRVYGRHITGLCKSRHEQVEREIIKAQNAGLMPTYHKAVEFLNDPKLFDPEKAVRPHKY, from the exons ATGGCGCGATTACTCACGAGGGCGAGTGGTGCAGTTATGG GTTACATAAACCGGGCAGCGCATCGACCGGCTATCGTCGGTACACTGCGGATGGACGGCGATCGCCGCTTACACAGCACGCAGCACTCGGACAGTGATGCGCCGGTCGTGCTGGAAACGAATCCCTTCGCCAAGGAGCAAATACAGTGCATCCTCTGCAAGCATAACATCAGCCCGGACTACAAGAACGTGCAGCTACTGTCGCAGTTCCAGAGCCCGTACACGGGGCGCGTCTACGGACGCCACATTACCGGGCTCTGCAAGAGCCGCCACGAGCAGGTCGAACGGGAGATCATCAAGGCGCAGAACGCGGGCCTCATGCCCACCTACCACAAGGCCGTCGAATTCCTGAACGATCCGAAACTGTTCGATCCGGAGAAGGCGGTACGGCCCCACAAGTACTAG